A DNA window from Dunckerocampus dactyliophorus isolate RoL2022-P2 chromosome 17, RoL_Ddac_1.1, whole genome shotgun sequence contains the following coding sequences:
- the ak3 gene encoding GTP:AMP phosphotransferase AK3, mitochondrial, with the protein MVLQRLFRAVIMGPPGSGKGTVSGRIAKTFGLEHISSGDILRANINAKTELGLLMKASIDQGQLVPDHVISRLILRDLKAIPQSSWLLDGFPRTVTQAEALDDAYSVDTVINLNVPFHTIKERLTSRWTHLPSGRVYNVDFNPPKEPGRDDVTGEPLVQRDDDTPETVTRRLKAYETQTEPVLEYYRSKGILETFSGTETNKIWPHVEAFLHKKLSVVNKGVA; encoded by the exons ATGGTTCTGCAGAGGCTCTTCCGCGCCGTCATCATGGGACCCCCGGGTTCTGGCAAGGGGACGGTGTCTGGGCGGATCGCGAAAACTTTTGGCCTGGAACACATCTCCAGTGGGGACATTCTCAGAGCCAACATCAACGCTAAAACGG AGTTGGGACTGCTGATGAAGGCCAGTATTGATCAAGGTCAGCTGGTACCAGACCACGTCATATCTCGCCTCATCCTCAGAGACCTGAAAGCCATCCCACAAAGCAGCTGGCTTCTGGACG GGTTCCCTCGAACCGTCACCCAGGCAGAAGCTCTGGACGACGCCTACAGCGTGGACACGGTCATAAACCTCAACGTTCCTTTCCACACCATCAAAGAGAGGCTTACGTCGCGATGGACTCACCTGCCCAGCGGCAGAGTGTACAACGTAGACTTCAACCCGCCTAAAGAGCCT GGTCGTGATGATGTGACAGGGGAACCTCTGGTCCAGAGGGACGACGACACGCCCGAGACCGTCACGAGGAGACTGAAGGCCTACGAAACCCAGACGGAGCCCGTCCTAGAGTACTACAG GAGTAAAGGCATACTGGAGACATTCTCCGGGACAGAAACCAACAAGATCTGGCCGCACGTTGAGGCTTTCCTCCACAAAAAGCTCTCAGTGGTCAATAAGGgggttgcctag